A window of Bacteroidota bacterium contains these coding sequences:
- a CDS encoding guanylate kinase has product MDGKVVIFSAPSGAGKTTIVKEMLNQEFGLEFSISACSRPKRETEINGQDY; this is encoded by the coding sequence ATGGATGGTAAAGTTGTCATATTTTCGGCACCATCTGGTGCAGGTAAAACTACCATCGTTAAAGAAATGCTGAATCAGGAATTCGGACTTGAGTTCTCAATTTCTGCATGTAGCCGTCCAAAACGAGAGACTGAAATAAATGGGCAGGATTACTA
- a CDS encoding YicC family protein: MIKSMTGYGKAESELNHKKVTVEIKTLNSKQLDLNTRMPSVYRAKELEIRNLLSQELERGKIELNIQLEQTGQDSNFSINKTLARKYYDQLKGLADDLDQSDFTNFLPIILKMPDVLKADKEDLDESEWNELEKIIKDAIVQVDEFRLQEGTHLQKEITDRIHTVVNLLAEVEPFETARIDQIKARIQKNLDNLQTELNIDQNRFEQELIYYIEKIDITEEKVRLKQHCDYFLETIVGDGSLGKKLGFISQEIGREINTLGSKANEVNMQKIVIQMKDELEKIKEQLFNIL, from the coding sequence ATGATCAAATCAATGACCGGTTACGGTAAAGCTGAATCTGAACTTAATCATAAAAAAGTAACGGTTGAGATCAAGACCCTTAATAGTAAACAACTGGATTTAAACACACGAATGCCTTCTGTTTACAGAGCAAAAGAGCTTGAAATCAGAAATCTGCTCAGTCAGGAATTAGAACGTGGTAAAATAGAGTTGAACATACAGTTGGAACAAACTGGTCAAGATTCAAATTTCTCAATTAATAAGACCTTGGCCCGCAAATATTACGATCAGTTAAAAGGCCTGGCCGATGATCTTGACCAGTCTGATTTTACAAATTTCCTGCCAATCATTCTTAAGATGCCGGATGTACTAAAAGCCGACAAGGAAGATTTGGATGAGAGTGAGTGGAACGAATTGGAAAAAATTATCAAAGATGCCATCGTTCAGGTTGATGAATTTCGTTTGCAGGAAGGTACACATTTACAAAAGGAAATTACAGACAGAATTCACACAGTTGTAAATTTGTTAGCGGAAGTTGAGCCTTTTGAAACTGCGCGCATTGATCAAATTAAGGCACGTATTCAAAAAAATCTGGACAACTTACAAACTGAGTTGAATATTGACCAGAATCGTTTCGAACAGGAGTTGATTTATTATATTGAAAAAATTGACATTACTGAAGAAAAAGTAAGGTTAAAACAGCATTGCGATTATTTTTTAGAAACCATCGTTGGCGATGGAAGTTTAGGTAAAAAATTGGGTTTTATATCTCAGGAAATCGGACGAGAAATCAATACCTTAGGTTCAAAGGCCAATGAAGTGAACATGCAAAAGATCGTCATTCAAATGAAGGATGAACTGGAGAAAATCAAAGAGCAATTATTTAATATTTTGTAA
- a CDS encoding phosphatidylserine/phosphatidylglycerophosphate/cardiolipin synthase family protein: protein MKKITEPYHIFDDPMRYYSSMLEDIESARYTIYLQTYRVGNDSIGIKFRDALTKKASQGIKVKILIDSWGGNAIPDYFFKELIAHKGEVRYFEKLKFNFDFFTKGHRRNHRKLLIIDNQITYIGSTNITEYNLNWRESVLRLTSDIALKFIMLFDEDWENYNKNIIDKKVNSRMVRHETCEILRDVPSIAIQRINKRYVQLIQKAEDQVLVETPYFLPGYLLRKALMDAAKRGVQVTIILPKHSDVGLVDILRNKYLGHLYKSGINFLFYIPHNLHAKVMLIDDNRYSIGSSNFDYRSFRYMYEIVLLGKDPQIIDQLETHFSETIKNTHAFDYERWLDRPVINKFFEWILLPFRHLL, encoded by the coding sequence ATGAAAAAAATTACCGAACCTTACCATATTTTTGACGATCCGATGAGGTATTATTCTTCGATGTTAGAAGACATTGAAAGTGCCAGGTATACAATTTATTTACAAACATATCGTGTTGGAAACGATTCAATTGGAATAAAATTCAGGGATGCGCTAACTAAAAAAGCAAGTCAAGGTATAAAAGTTAAAATTTTAATTGATTCGTGGGGGGGAAATGCCATTCCGGACTATTTTTTCAAAGAACTTATAGCACATAAAGGTGAGGTGCGCTATTTTGAAAAATTAAAGTTCAATTTCGATTTTTTCACCAAAGGCCATCGCCGAAATCACCGTAAATTGCTGATCATCGACAATCAGATCACTTATATAGGATCGACAAATATCACGGAATATAATTTAAACTGGCGGGAATCGGTACTTCGCCTCACTTCTGATATTGCACTCAAATTTATAATGCTATTTGATGAAGATTGGGAGAATTACAATAAAAACATCATTGACAAAAAAGTTAATTCCCGCATGGTTCGTCACGAAACATGCGAGATTTTAAGGGACGTACCATCCATTGCCATCCAACGTATAAATAAGCGATATGTCCAGTTGATTCAAAAAGCGGAAGATCAGGTACTTGTTGAAACCCCGTATTTTCTCCCGGGCTACTTACTTCGAAAAGCATTGATGGATGCTGCCAAACGTGGCGTTCAAGTCACCATTATCCTTCCGAAACATTCGGATGTTGGTTTAGTTGATATTTTAAGGAATAAATACCTCGGGCATCTTTATAAAAGCGGCATCAATTTTTTGTTTTACATTCCGCACAACCTTCACGCAAAAGTAATGCTGATTGATGATAATAGATATTCCATTGGCTCTTCCAATTTCGATTACCGCAGTTTCAGATATATGTACGAAATTGTTTTATTGGGAAAAGACCCTCAAATTATAGATCAATTGGAAACCCATTTTAGCGAAACCATTAAAAACACCCATGCTTTTGATTACGAACGTTGGTTAGATCGCCCTGTGATAAATAAGTTTTTTGAGTGGATACTCTTGCCTTTCAGGCATCTGCTTTAA
- a CDS encoding ferredoxin: protein MIREQELNNATLKEVAKKMMLAARTAPKGKGTDNMVISLVEGDEIKAISDRMIEIGNESGAQAFIRDAANILNSPVMVLLGTEIKSLGLIKCGMCGFKNCTEKNKHPNIPCVFNTGDLGIAIGSAASIAMDNRADNRIMYTVGQAVLDMNLLGDKVKIAYGIPLTSTSKNPFFDRG from the coding sequence ATGATACGCGAACAAGAACTAAACAACGCAACGCTAAAAGAAGTTGCTAAGAAAATGATGCTTGCTGCAAGAACGGCACCCAAAGGAAAAGGAACCGATAACATGGTAATTAGTTTGGTTGAAGGGGATGAAATTAAAGCCATTTCTGATCGCATGATCGAAATTGGAAACGAATCAGGAGCTCAGGCCTTTATTCGTGATGCCGCAAATATTTTGAATTCTCCTGTTATGGTTTTACTCGGCACTGAGATTAAATCATTGGGATTGATTAAATGTGGAATGTGCGGGTTTAAAAATTGTACCGAAAAAAATAAACATCCAAACATACCATGTGTTTTTAATACCGGAGATTTAGGGATTGCCATTGGATCGGCAGCCAGTATTGCAATGGATAACCGTGCGGATAATCGCATCATGTATACGGTTGGACAAGCTGTTTTGGATATGAATTTATTGGGGGATAAAGTTAAGATTGCTTATGGTATTCCGCTGACATCAACTTCTAAAAATCCGTTTTTTGATAGAGGGTAA
- the rocD gene encoding ornithine--oxo-acid transaminase — translation MTEMTSKLAMELENKYGAHNYHPLPVVLAKGKGAFVWDVEGKKYFDFLSAYSAVNQGHCHPKIVDAMVDQARTLTLTSRAFYNDQLGPYEKFVTEYFGYDKVLPMNTGAEADETALKLARKWAYLKKGIPANQAKIIVCENNFHGRTITIVSMSTDPDARKDFGPFTPGFATIPYNNLDALAKELEDPNVAAFLVEPIQGEAGVYVPDEGYLKKSYDMCKAKNVLYIADEVQTGIARTGKLLACDHENVHPDILILGKALSGGVFPVSAVLCNDEIMLCIKPGEHGSTFGGNPIAGRVAVAALTVVKEEKLAENAERLGKLFREELRKIKSDMIELVRGKGLLNAIIIKPKNGKEAWDVCLKMAENGLLAKPTHGHIIRFAPPLIITEAQILNAVEIIRESILSFE, via the coding sequence ATGACGGAAATGACTTCAAAATTGGCAATGGAATTGGAAAATAAGTATGGAGCACATAATTATCATCCATTACCTGTTGTTTTAGCAAAGGGCAAAGGCGCCTTTGTTTGGGATGTAGAAGGTAAGAAATACTTTGATTTTTTATCAGCTTATTCAGCTGTGAATCAAGGCCACTGCCATCCTAAAATTGTTGATGCCATGGTTGACCAGGCTCGTACTCTTACGTTGACGTCCCGTGCATTCTATAACGACCAACTTGGTCCTTATGAAAAATTTGTGACCGAATATTTTGGTTACGATAAAGTATTACCCATGAATACGGGTGCAGAAGCAGATGAAACTGCTTTAAAATTAGCGCGCAAATGGGCTTATTTAAAAAAAGGTATTCCAGCTAATCAGGCAAAAATTATTGTTTGCGAAAACAATTTCCACGGACGAACCATAACGATTGTTTCCATGTCGACTGATCCTGATGCAAGAAAGGATTTCGGGCCATTCACACCCGGGTTTGCGACTATTCCTTATAATAATTTGGATGCCCTTGCAAAAGAACTCGAAGATCCTAATGTTGCAGCCTTTCTGGTTGAACCTATTCAGGGCGAAGCAGGTGTTTATGTTCCGGATGAAGGATATTTGAAAAAATCTTATGACATGTGTAAAGCAAAGAATGTACTTTACATCGCCGATGAGGTACAAACCGGAATTGCACGTACAGGTAAATTATTGGCTTGCGACCATGAAAATGTTCATCCTGATATTTTAATTTTAGGAAAAGCGCTTTCAGGTGGGGTTTTCCCTGTTTCCGCCGTTTTGTGCAACGATGAAATTATGCTTTGCATTAAACCGGGCGAACATGGTTCTACTTTTGGAGGAAACCCAATTGCCGGTAGGGTAGCTGTTGCTGCATTAACCGTTGTTAAAGAAGAAAAATTGGCAGAAAATGCTGAGCGTTTAGGCAAACTTTTCCGTGAAGAATTAAGAAAAATAAAATCAGACATGATTGAATTGGTTCGTGGAAAAGGTTTATTAAATGCAATCATTATCAAACCAAAGAATGGTAAAGAAGCGTGGGATGTTTGTTTAAAAATGGCTGAAAATGGTCTTTTAGCAAAGCCGACCCACGGTCATATCATTCGATTTGCGCCTCCTTTAATTATAACTGAAGCCCAAATTCTGAACGCGGTTGAAATTATCAGAGAATCAATACTTTCGTTTGAATAA
- a CDS encoding C69 family dipeptidase: protein MVGKHASTDGSVMTAHTCDAYYRTWVNIVPAMKFERDTTHNVFWGTMHTSTAWSNEKLVLKGTVPEAKSTFAYLNTAYPSLNEKQLAIGETTFGGKRELQNTNGLFLIEELERIALQRCSTARQAIKLIGDLIKEYGYGDGGECITIADKKEVWQMEIMGEGPDKIGGVWAAQRIPDDHIGISANICRIGEIDLKNKDFYMASENVYEVAKKMKFWDGKETFKFWKAYTGRKPFGIRDFYVFNKVAPSLKLDLNSDELPFSVKPEEKLSVRDVLALYRESYDGTEWSPIKDLKVAITLKDKDGKEYTDSIISPSAHPWMNRDMKNLINTLKPNSYGGNRPIAVQYCAYSFVVQLRDWLPDEIGGRLLFGFDLPRTTPRIPIYAGNLHLPNSFSIDNQDHFNRDAAGWSFRRASRLALVKWADGQKVIDPVVAEYENKLFDESEFVETRAKELYAKDQENAKKGNPTQLCREYLTQYTNAFAGAAINRWWELGDELWVKMRWNF from the coding sequence ATGGTTGGCAAACATGCCAGCACTGATGGTTCAGTAATGACTGCTCATACTTGTGATGCATATTACCGAACATGGGTTAACATTGTTCCTGCTATGAAATTTGAAAGAGATACCACTCATAATGTATTTTGGGGGACAATGCATACTTCTACGGCATGGAGCAATGAAAAACTTGTTCTAAAAGGAACTGTTCCTGAAGCTAAATCAACCTTTGCATATTTAAACACAGCCTATCCAAGTCTTAATGAAAAACAATTAGCCATTGGCGAAACAACCTTTGGTGGCAAACGTGAATTACAAAACACAAACGGTTTATTTTTGATCGAAGAATTGGAACGCATTGCCTTGCAAAGATGCTCTACAGCCAGACAGGCCATAAAATTAATCGGTGACCTTATTAAAGAATATGGTTATGGTGATGGCGGCGAATGTATAACCATTGCCGATAAAAAGGAAGTCTGGCAAATGGAGATCATGGGCGAAGGCCCTGACAAGATTGGTGGGGTATGGGCTGCACAAAGGATTCCTGATGATCACATTGGAATTTCTGCCAATATTTGCCGAATTGGAGAAATCGACCTAAAAAACAAAGATTTTTACATGGCTTCAGAGAATGTTTATGAAGTTGCCAAAAAAATGAAATTCTGGGATGGTAAAGAAACGTTCAAATTTTGGAAAGCATATACCGGAAGAAAACCATTTGGAATTCGCGATTTTTATGTATTCAATAAAGTTGCGCCATCATTAAAATTGGATTTAAACTCAGATGAATTACCATTCTCTGTTAAACCTGAGGAAAAATTAAGTGTGCGTGATGTATTGGCTTTGTATCGTGAGTCTTATGACGGAACTGAATGGAGCCCCATTAAAGATTTGAAGGTAGCAATAACCCTTAAAGACAAAGACGGAAAAGAATATACCGACTCAATCATCAGCCCATCTGCACATCCATGGATGAACCGTGATATGAAAAATTTAATAAATACCCTAAAACCCAATTCATATGGAGGGAATCGTCCGATTGCCGTTCAATATTGTGCTTATTCATTTGTAGTTCAATTGCGCGATTGGTTACCTGATGAAATTGGTGGACGATTATTGTTCGGATTTGACTTACCTCGTACAACTCCCAGAATCCCAATTTATGCAGGCAATTTACATTTGCCAAATAGTTTCAGCATCGATAATCAAGATCATTTCAATCGTGATGCAGCAGGTTGGTCCTTCCGACGTGCTAGCCGCCTGGCCTTAGTAAAATGGGCTGATGGACAAAAGGTAATTGATCCGGTTGTTGCCGAATACGAAAATAAATTATTCGATGAAAGTGAATTCGTCGAAACCAGAGCAAAAGAATTATATGCAAAAGATCAGGAAAATGCCAAAAAGGGCAACCCAACCCAATTGTGTAGAGAATATTTAACTCAATACACCAATGCATTTGCCGGTGCAGCCATTAATAGATGGTGGGAATTAGGTGACGAACTATGGGTTAAAATGCGTTGGAATTTCTAA
- a CDS encoding efflux RND transporter permease subunit, whose amino-acid sequence MKENVEKVIREFKLTTLAIKNKNTVFLLTIALAAFGLFSYVQLPKELQPDISVPWILVTTVYPGNAPVDIENLISRPLEREIETIKGIKKMTSTSAQDYSLVFIEFNTNIEISKALTDVKDAVDKAKSKLPNDLDSDPVVDDIEMSEFPIININLSGDYSLIELKKYAEFLEEEIETINEVARVDITGINEREIKINVDMHKLASNQLNFDDIENAIAAENLSISGGEIKLGGTRRSIRTMGEFTSMKEIENIIIKNEDQNIVYLKDIAEVIDGFAEPNSFARLNKQPVVSLQIVKKSGENILATTDQVFEILDKAKNEHSLPANLNISITNDTSAMVRMQLSNLENSIILGMLFVIIVLFFFLGTRNALFVGFAIPMSMFLSFVILSLMGYRINMMVLFALILALGMLVDNAIVVVENIVRFNNKGYGMFRSAKDAVGEIAMPIISSTLTTLAAFFPLIFWDSIIGEFMKYLPITLVVVLTSSLFVALVIIPVFAATFNPIQQLKPSNKRKVNIRVLILMAIAAIFYAMGSYVIANLIVIVSLVTLFNVYYFKSKGQWFQDVGLPRLENFYLKVLQFALRKRNPYYSIVGTFVLLFVTLILLGLRQPKILFFPDGEPKYINVLAELPIGTDITVSNEFMSTLEDKVIEVLKPYSKVVESVLTNVGSGSNSENDFLAVGETPHKGRITVTFVDYEYRDGLNTSELMKEVSDAIIGKYPGVLVSVEKNSMGPPTGRPINIEISGKEFSKILALTDTLETFIEEAKIDGIEGFKIDLDIGKPEMIVHIDRDKARRFELSTAQIAMTIRTALFGKEISDYKVGEDEYPIQLRLMDKYRYNVPDLLNQKMTFRNNSGKIIQIPISALVSVDYSTTYGAVKRKNTDRVVTLYSNVIEGYNANEINTQIKERLKSIELPVGYQYSFTGEQEDQQESTSFLARALLIAISLILIILVTQFNSVAKPLIILTSVLFSTIGVFGGIATFNMDIVIIMTGIGIVSLAGVVVNNAIVLVDYIDLLKRRKREELGMEEDAMLNPEQSIDCVVEGGKTRLRPVLLTAITTILGLIPMAIGMNINFNTLLTNFDPQFSIGGDMVTFWGPLSWTVIFGLTFSTFLTLIIVPTMYHTAYMVKAKIKGII is encoded by the coding sequence ATGAAAGAAAATGTTGAAAAAGTAATCAGAGAGTTTAAGCTAACCACTCTGGCTATTAAAAATAAAAATACGGTATTTCTCCTAACGATTGCATTAGCTGCCTTTGGGTTATTTTCATATGTTCAGCTTCCAAAAGAATTACAACCTGATATTTCAGTACCATGGATATTAGTTACAACAGTTTATCCGGGCAACGCACCCGTTGATATTGAAAACCTCATCAGTCGACCATTGGAGAGAGAAATTGAGACCATTAAAGGCATTAAAAAAATGACCTCAACTTCTGCGCAGGATTATTCATTGGTTTTTATAGAGTTTAATACAAATATTGAAATTTCGAAAGCATTAACTGATGTTAAAGACGCTGTTGATAAAGCAAAAAGTAAATTACCCAATGATTTGGATAGCGACCCGGTAGTTGATGATATTGAAATGTCAGAATTTCCGATCATCAATATCAATTTATCAGGTGATTATAGTTTGATCGAACTCAAAAAATATGCTGAATTTCTTGAAGAGGAGATTGAAACCATAAATGAAGTTGCCCGGGTTGATATTACCGGGATAAATGAGCGCGAAATCAAGATCAACGTTGACATGCATAAACTGGCATCCAATCAACTTAATTTCGATGATATAGAAAATGCGATCGCTGCTGAGAATCTTTCAATTTCAGGAGGAGAAATTAAATTGGGAGGAACTCGCAGATCTATCAGAACGATGGGAGAGTTCACCAGCATGAAGGAAATTGAAAACATCATCATCAAAAACGAAGATCAAAATATTGTTTACCTAAAGGATATTGCCGAAGTTATTGATGGGTTTGCAGAGCCCAATAGTTTTGCACGCTTGAATAAACAACCGGTGGTATCGCTTCAGATAGTTAAAAAAAGTGGTGAAAACATTCTGGCTACAACAGATCAGGTGTTTGAAATTCTGGATAAAGCTAAAAATGAACACTCTTTACCTGCAAACCTGAACATTTCGATCACGAACGATACCTCCGCGATGGTTCGGATGCAACTAAGCAACCTAGAGAACAGTATTATCCTGGGGATGTTATTTGTGATCATTGTTTTATTTTTCTTTTTAGGGACCCGTAATGCGCTTTTTGTAGGTTTTGCAATACCAATGTCGATGTTCCTCTCTTTTGTTATCTTATCGCTAATGGGCTATCGTATTAATATGATGGTTCTATTCGCTTTAATCCTTGCATTGGGAATGCTTGTTGACAATGCTATTGTTGTTGTCGAAAATATTGTTCGCTTTAACAATAAAGGATATGGTATGTTCAGATCAGCCAAAGATGCTGTTGGAGAGATTGCCATGCCAATTATTTCATCGACATTGACTACGTTGGCCGCTTTTTTCCCTTTAATTTTTTGGGACTCGATCATTGGTGAATTCATGAAATACCTACCCATAACTTTAGTTGTAGTACTAACTTCGTCTTTATTCGTAGCGTTGGTTATTATCCCTGTTTTTGCTGCTACATTCAATCCTATTCAACAATTAAAACCAAGCAATAAAAGAAAAGTCAATATTCGTGTTTTGATACTTATGGCAATAGCTGCCATCTTTTATGCAATGGGGAGTTATGTAATCGCAAATTTAATTGTGATTGTCTCTTTGGTTACCTTGTTCAATGTTTACTATTTTAAATCAAAAGGACAATGGTTTCAAGATGTTGGCTTACCTCGACTTGAAAACTTTTATTTAAAAGTCTTGCAATTCGCGTTGAGAAAAAGAAATCCATACTATTCTATTGTAGGGACTTTTGTTCTTTTATTTGTGACATTAATCCTTCTTGGCCTCAGACAACCCAAAATATTGTTCTTCCCCGATGGTGAGCCTAAATACATTAATGTATTGGCCGAGTTGCCTATTGGTACAGACATCACTGTTTCAAACGAGTTTATGTCGACTCTCGAAGATAAAGTGATTGAGGTTTTAAAACCTTACAGTAAAGTAGTTGAATCGGTGCTTACAAATGTTGGTTCCGGCTCAAATAGCGAGAATGATTTCTTGGCAGTAGGGGAAACCCCCCATAAGGGCCGCATAACTGTTACGTTTGTGGATTATGAATACCGCGATGGACTTAATACTTCCGAATTAATGAAAGAGGTTAGTGATGCAATTATTGGAAAGTACCCTGGCGTTTTAGTATCTGTTGAGAAAAACAGCATGGGGCCACCAACCGGAAGGCCAATTAATATCGAGATCAGTGGCAAAGAATTTTCTAAAATACTTGCATTAACTGATACGCTTGAAACCTTTATTGAGGAAGCAAAGATTGATGGCATCGAGGGTTTTAAAATTGATTTGGATATTGGAAAGCCGGAGATGATTGTTCATATCGATCGCGATAAAGCCAGACGTTTTGAATTGTCAACTGCCCAAATAGCGATGACGATAAGGACTGCATTATTCGGGAAAGAAATTTCAGACTATAAAGTTGGTGAAGATGAATATCCCATCCAATTAAGATTGATGGATAAATATCGTTATAATGTGCCTGACTTACTAAACCAAAAAATGACTTTCAGGAACAATAGTGGTAAAATAATTCAAATTCCAATTTCAGCTTTGGTTTCCGTGGATTACAGTACAACCTATGGTGCTGTAAAACGCAAAAATACCGACAGGGTTGTTACACTTTACTCTAACGTAATCGAAGGATATAATGCCAACGAAATCAATACCCAAATTAAAGAACGGCTTAAAAGCATTGAATTACCTGTTGGATACCAATACTCATTTACCGGCGAGCAGGAAGATCAGCAGGAATCAACCAGCTTTTTAGCTCGTGCCTTGCTTATTGCTATATCTTTAATTCTGATCATTTTGGTGACACAATTTAATTCAGTAGCAAAACCATTGATCATTTTAACAAGCGTTTTATTTAGTACGATTGGGGTATTTGGAGGGATTGCAACCTTTAATATGGACATTGTAATTATTATGACTGGTATCGGTATTGTTTCTCTTGCAGGAGTTGTTGTAAACAATGCTATTGTTTTGGTAGATTACATTGATTTACTTAAACGTAGAAAACGCGAGGAACTTGGAATGGAAGAAGATGCTATGTTGAATCCCGAACAATCAATTGATTGCGTTGTAGAAGGTGGGAAGACCAGATTACGACCTGTTTTGTTAACCGCTATTACAACAATTTTAGGACTGATCCCAATGGCTATTGGAATGAACATTAATTTTAATACACTTTTAACGAATTTCGACCCACAGTTTTCAATTGGTGGTGATATGGTCACTTTTTGGGGCCCGCTTTCATGGACAGTAATATTTGGCTTAACCTTTTCCACATTCTTGACCCTGATAATAGTTCCGACTATGTATCACACTGCCTATATGGTCAAAGCTAAAATAAAAGGTATCATTTAA
- a CDS encoding efflux RND transporter periplasmic adaptor subunit, with the protein MKKLIIAVLMLSLASCGSKSDNEAKKAELTNLKTELNTIQNRIATLEKELENSQDATTIQSYKSLVAVKELKPESFSHFIEISGNIEAVNAAFISPEMSGQIKNIYVKEGEHVSEGKLLAKLNTSMIEKSMDEISTGLRLATTIFAKQKNLWDQNIGSEIDYLTAKNTKEALEDKLETIKAQLELAFIKAPFDGIIDNVIQKEGELATPGMQMMELVSLTKLNINADISESYLPSVHKGDKVELSFPSFPELDMVVPIHRVGNIINPNNRTVNIQLQINNKNEMLKPNGLAVIRINDFSSDATLVVPSIIIKQDIKGSFLYVAEQANSQLVSKKRYVKTGVSFKDQTMIVEGLSVGEKVIIEGYNLISDGSEIKIN; encoded by the coding sequence ATGAAAAAATTAATTATTGCAGTATTGATGTTGAGTTTGGCCAGTTGTGGCTCTAAATCGGATAATGAGGCTAAAAAGGCTGAACTTACTAATTTAAAAACAGAATTAAATACAATTCAAAATAGAATTGCAACTTTGGAAAAGGAGCTAGAAAATTCTCAGGATGCCACAACCATTCAATCTTATAAAAGTTTGGTTGCCGTTAAAGAGCTTAAGCCGGAATCTTTTAGTCACTTTATTGAAATTAGCGGTAATATTGAGGCTGTAAATGCTGCATTTATCAGTCCTGAAATGTCCGGACAAATTAAGAATATCTACGTGAAAGAAGGTGAGCATGTCAGCGAGGGGAAATTACTTGCCAAATTAAATACCTCCATGATTGAAAAAAGTATGGATGAAATTAGCACAGGTTTAAGATTAGCTACCACTATTTTCGCTAAGCAAAAGAATTTGTGGGATCAAAATATTGGATCCGAAATCGACTATCTGACCGCTAAAAATACCAAGGAAGCTCTGGAGGATAAGTTAGAAACCATTAAGGCACAATTAGAATTAGCATTTATCAAAGCTCCTTTTGATGGAATTATTGATAATGTTATTCAAAAAGAAGGAGAATTGGCCACACCCGGGATGCAAATGATGGAACTGGTTAGTCTTACCAAACTAAATATCAATGCTGATATTTCAGAATCTTACTTGCCTTCTGTTCACAAAGGGGATAAAGTTGAATTGAGCTTCCCGAGCTTTCCCGAGCTCGATATGGTCGTTCCGATCCATCGTGTCGGAAACATTATTAACCCCAATAACCGAACGGTAAACATTCAACTACAAATCAATAATAAAAATGAAATGCTAAAACCTAACGGATTGGCCGTTATCAGGATTAATGATTTTTCATCCGACGCAACTTTGGTCGTTCCATCCATCATTATAAAGCAGGATATAAAAGGTTCTTTCTTATATGTTGCCGAGCAGGCCAACTCTCAGTTGGTTTCCAAAAAAAGATATGTAAAAACAGGGGTTTCTTTTAAGGATCAAACCATGATTGTTGAAGGATTATCAGTGGGCGAAAAAGTAATCATCGAAGGATATAATCTAATATCCGATGGATCTGAAATTAAAATAAATTAA
- a CDS encoding TetR/AcrR family transcriptional regulator produces MCCSEKEESILKKSLELFSTYGIRSVSMDDISTNQGISKKTLYRFVKDKEELISKVVAATFKENSKRIESLLDPSFNAIEEVLAVVRFFTEMHQSHSANMIFDLQKFYPEIYSVFRKNRNEKLSSFFETNLKKGMIEGLYRENLDVNVVKRIIIHLSESIIESDNFTFEEITSPHFIKEMYSYHLHGIVSEKGHEFLNQELKKINK; encoded by the coding sequence ATGTGTTGTAGTGAAAAAGAAGAAAGTATTTTAAAAAAGTCCTTAGAGCTTTTTAGTACTTATGGGATCAGGAGTGTTTCAATGGATGATATTTCAACCAACCAAGGGATTTCAAAAAAGACACTATACCGTTTTGTGAAAGATAAGGAAGAACTGATCAGCAAGGTTGTTGCAGCAACTTTTAAAGAAAATTCAAAAAGAATTGAAAGTTTGCTGGATCCTTCCTTTAATGCCATCGAAGAAGTTTTAGCAGTGGTTCGTTTTTTTACCGAAATGCACCAGTCTCATTCAGCCAATATGATATTTGATCTTCAAAAATTTTATCCGGAAATATATAGTGTTTTTCGTAAAAACAGAAACGAAAAACTCTCTTCTTTTTTTGAAACAAATTTAAAAAAAGGGATGATTGAGGGTCTATATCGAGAAAACCTGGATGTGAATGTAGTTAAACGGATTATTATTCATCTATCTGAAAGTATTATCGAAAGTGACAATTTTACTTTTGAGGAAATCACATCTCCTCATTTTATCAAAGAAATGTATTCATATCATCTTCATGGAATCGTTAGCGAAAAAGGACATGAATTTTTAAATCAGGAACTAAAAAAAATAAACAAATAA